From candidate division WOR-3 bacterium, a single genomic window includes:
- a CDS encoding metalloregulator ArsR/SmtB family transcription factor — MNKDIPNFAKIFKALSDDNRLKILLFVYKKECKCKDSQLSCQNETCIKDLSKLLNITTPTISHHIKELVNAGLIITKKEGKWVYCKVNRKTFEKVCIFISGFFNNKGRNLKLGGK, encoded by the coding sequence ATGAATAAAGATATTCCAAACTTTGCAAAAATTTTCAAGGCTCTTTCTGACGATAATAGGTTAAAGATATTGCTATTTGTTTATAAAAAGGAATGTAAATGCAAAGATAGCCAACTTTCCTGCCAAAATGAAACTTGCATTAAAGATTTATCTAAATTGTTAAATATTACTACTCCCACCATTTCTCATCACATTAAAGAGCTTGTTAATGCAGGTCTTATTATTACAAAAAAAGAAGGAAAATGGGTCTATTGCAAGGTAAACAGAAAAACATTTGAAAAAGTTTGTATTTTTATAAGCGGGTTTTTTAATAATAAAGGTCGAAATTTAAAATTAGGAGGAAAATAA
- a CDS encoding methyltransferase domain-containing protein produces the protein MAASRVGANGKVIGVDMIPEMVEKAREIAEKNAVRNVEFRLGEIENLPVADNSIDVVISNCVINLSSNKPKVFQEIHRVLKPSGRIAISDIALLKELPKKIQESMEAYVGCVAEAMLINEYKRIVEASGLKDVKITVKGSSSCIAPDTKDPIGRAILDGLRENESLEGYVVSVYVEGYKYGQKK, from the coding sequence TTGGCGGCAAGCAGAGTTGGTGCAAATGGCAAGGTTATCGGAGTAGATATGATACCTGAAATGGTTGAAAAAGCGAGAGAGATCGCAGAAAAAAATGCAGTAAGAAATGTTGAGTTTAGGCTCGGCGAAATTGAAAATTTGCCGGTAGCAGATAACTCAATTGATGTAGTAATAAGCAACTGTGTTATCAATTTATCATCCAATAAACCAAAAGTGTTTCAAGAAATCCATAGAGTCTTAAAGCCGAGCGGGAGAATAGCAATCTCTGATATTGCCCTTCTCAAAGAACTCCCGAAAAAAATTCAGGAAAGTATGGAAGCATATGTGGGTTGTGTTGCAGAAGCCATGCTTATTAACGAGTATAAAAGGATCGTTGAGGCATCCGGATTAAAGGATGTAAAAATTACGGTCAAGGGCTCTTCATCCTGTATTGCCCCCGACACAAAAGACCCGATAGGTAGAGCTATTTTAGATGGTTTAAGGGAGAATGAATCTCTCGAAGGGTATGTGGTTAGTGTTTATGTGGAGGGATACAAATATGGCCAAAAAAAATAA
- a CDS encoding DUF2703 domain-containing protein yields the protein MVNEDNETKEAKNMKTLKIKWQRLVSGGQTCPRCGSTEEELEKAISTLKQSLTPLGIQVVLEKDELSVAEFKKDPLRSNQIWLNDRLLEDWIGGKVGQSPCCDVCGPSECRTVGIGEEVYEAIPADLIIKAGLLAASQLVVRETNESCCESEAPKTPTTSCCPK from the coding sequence ATGGTAAACGAAGATAACGAAACAAAGGAGGCGAAAAATATGAAGACACTAAAAATCAAGTGGCAGAGGCTTGTATCTGGCGGACAAACATGTCCAAGATGTGGGTCAACAGAGGAAGAATTAGAAAAGGCAATTTCTACTCTTAAGCAATCTCTTACTCCGTTAGGCATACAAGTCGTCCTGGAAAAGGATGAACTTTCTGTTGCGGAGTTCAAAAAAGACCCCTTGCGGTCTAATCAGATTTGGCTTAACGATCGACTCTTGGAAGATTGGATCGGCGGTAAAGTCGGTCAGAGCCCGTGTTGTGATGTCTGTGGTCCTTCTGAGTGTAGAACCGTTGGGATTGGTGAAGAAGTCTACGAAGCAATCCCTGCGGACTTAATCATTAAAGCTGGACTTCTCGCGGCTTCACAGTTGGTTGTTAGAGAAACCAATGAGTCATGTTGCGAGAGTGAGGCCCCAAAAACACCAACCACTAGTTGTTGTCCAAAATAG